Genomic window (Pararge aegeria chromosome 22, ilParAegt1.1, whole genome shotgun sequence):
GTCGTCCAGTGAAGCGTTAAGGATCCTAGTGTTCTTCCCGATGTATTCAAAGAGCCATAGCATACTGGGGCATGGCGTTGCTAACCGATTGCTAGAAGCCGGCCAGAAAATGATAATGTTTTgcaggaattaaaaaaagattaacGAATCATGAACTATGGCACTGTCTGCGATCAAAGTTGTCTGAATGGACGAAGGCCATACGCGAGTGTCTGGAGCTTTGTGAGAACTCGGTGTACCTaaatgtgtttttgtttttttacaactaatgtaattctttttatattttttttattgtttttactttttaatgagAGTAAGTAGTTGGCCTTgctcattaaaaataataacaaataattttttttttttttttaataaatatactacgacaatacacacatcgccttctagccccaaagtaagcgtagcttgtgttatgggtactaagatgactgatgaatagttttatgaataatatacataaatacttagaatatacgtataaacacccagacactgaaaacattcatgctcatcacacaaacattttccagtagtgggaatcgaacccacggccttgggctcagaaagcagggtcgctgcaaactgcgccaatcggccgtcgaaatggTTTTGGTATTGGTTTTGGTATCGGTTATGGTAAACTAAATATATGGTAATGGACTTATTAAGACCGTATTAATAAACTGACATCGAAGACTACGAACAAgtgttctgtcaaaagcccgaatTAAAGAACTTTAACATAATGgcaataagatccattttactctgatgttcaactatttccatactcgaaaacgatggCGAACAAGCAAATCtggtactaaggctacagtttTTAGATCGATGCTGATTTTTTTGTACGGGAATTATGGCTGATTTGACCGTTCGCTTCGAAACCCAAGTTTAACATGCAGCTCACTTGATCACGTATAGTTTCATGGGTGAAATCAGGCTTTAGCCACGTAAGGGTACATTCCAGTAGAATGCTGGACATCTTCATAACATTgtttatgtagatattcgtatgtatgttctaaatagtgtaccccgcctattcgtttttcttttgagttttccttttgtatcctgcttcattcttcatgtgtttgtccttttttttctcgtttttctgagtggtgtacaaataaagagtataaataaaaataaaaaaattgttttttaaattattattaataaagaagaATAATTGAATTAGTTGTTCTTGTCTTGTTCATTAATTCAAACCGCATTACAAACCATATACGATTAGATAATGGATTTCAGTACATCATTACAACCCAGCTAACCCTGTCAATCGTTTCTTTATGGTGTCAGGTTGTCCACGTAACTGGCTTCCCCCGAGAAAAACCAGCGGAGAATCTGACCGAAATAAGTCTTGAGGAGCCAGGGAAAAAGATGAAGGCTTCTATGGataaaggtaaattatttttaacacccgacgcaaaaacgacggggtgttataagtttgacgtgtctctTTGTGTGTCTGACTGTGGCATCGTAACTCCCgaatggatgaaccgattttggtgaataaggtgaattagtcttgagtgtttttagctatgtttgaaaAAATGGGCTAATATGGTGACcgcaacaaaatggcggattgcaGATTTCAAATCCCAACTATGGGTATGAAATGAAAGGACCTACCTAGTAGAAAGGGCCTAAATAAGTAGTAGAATACTTGAATTtacgataaatttcaaatccaagatggccgctaccacAAATCGCAAATTTGAGAATAGACTTTCGGAGGAAGTGGCAGTTACCCATTATATGAAGACTGGGAGTAGAGAGAGTTTGCGATGCTcaaaagaggcctatgtccagcagtggatgcataatggctgatgatgatgatgatgatgatgatgatgatgatgaaaggaAATGGCAACCTTCCTAGCGCAGTGATAAGAGCTAAATTGTTATTGGTATATAAATTTCACCTCCCCGGTCACCGGAGGTGAAATGAAATGAacagaaatgaaaaatgaaaatacactttattgtacacctaacagagattaaattataaacaaaaaacaacacaataaaacacaggtacaatgggcggccatATCGCTAAAAatcgatctctgccaggcaacccaatcaaggaaaggaaaaaaaaacacagacttaagggttaggttgtacacaagagcagagcagttaacaaattaaaaataaatatatatatatatatatatcaattattatatcatacaaagtacaagccaacaacacaaagaaaagtggATTTGAAAAAGGTGATTTGGTAATTGATATTTAGTGGACGCCCGGTAGtccgacaaacattttgcagggcagtatcgaactatcgaattcgtcggattatagagtactgcctaagaccccctatagtccggatttttttacaaaagagtaccttGTAATCCGACCACAATAGTGATGGTGCGTACAAGTTGTAACTTGTTCAATCATGCTTAGCGAAtacgtattcaataataaataatagaccatGTCGAATTACAGGGGGCGCCGGATTAGACAGGGGCCGGACTACCGCGGGTCCACTGTATATTCCAAATTTTATCTTaccagcatggctagcatgggcaggacacaattatatccccggggaaaggatataaatgtatcttctcccacagctttatcaactgtcgGAGCACTGGCacatattatgtgtattaataaacgggggtaaacttctcctattccatgttccactgatttagcaggtgggcatgttaattatatcccttgccaggggatataatcgggggatataatttttatctcccgcccgtgctagccctgctgggaaATTCAGCCGTGCCAAGTTACTAGCTATCGTTCGTAGATTTAGCTTTCCAGTACAATATCGGATAGAAACCAATGAGGGGAATTGTTCAATACAACTGCTGTAGCCGCATCAtgtgactgcatcatcactaaccatcaggtggtattgcagtcaagggctcgtttgaatggttaaaaaaatttaaaattgttcatGACGTggcatcatcgtcatcaaagCTCTATAGCAGTCAGACTTCAGACTTCAGAGGTCGGAAGCAGCTTCCTTCTAACTCCGAACTCCTAAAACCTTTCCTTCTCAACTTCATCACTCCACCGAACCCTAGGTCGTCATCGGTCTCTACGCCCCTCCAAGTTTCCCTCCAACTACCTCTTTAGAGTTCCCATGCCTTTTAGTGATTGCATCCTTTACAGTTTAACGGTTTTGACCACCTCTGGCTCTTTAAAAAGTTCGTATCGTTAAAGTTCGTTAAAGTGGTTGTATCGAATACCACTATGTTAATAACCTTTCCAGAGGAATAGggtggagttttttttttaattaatgaatatattcattaattatattatgtattattttatttgtataatcttGTTCAAGTAtcagtatgtagttattcgtatgttttttttaaattatgcataacctgcagtctgttatcctcatgttttccttatcctaaggttgcatgGCAGAgttcgctactaagcgataaggcggcGTTTGTATACTCCTTCTgtcggtatattttttttatcttctagCTTTTTTTAACATGTAGTCTGCACATGGTCATATCAACAAATTACCAGCttgctacagggcacgggtctcctcccacaatgagaaggggttgagggtagtccaccacgctggcccagtgcgtattggtggactccaaacacctttgagaacattatagagtactctcaagcatgcaggttttcgcacgatgttttccttcaccgttgaagcaagtgatatattaattacttacaacgcacacaacttagaaaagttagaggtgcgtgctggaattctcCCCCCTCGAGGTGAagcgagctcctacccactgggctattacggCTCagtttgcaaataaagagtatattttttttttatttttatgttacagATGAATCCTTCAAACTAAAAAACCTCGTCGGTAAAGGGAACTTCGGCGACTCggtattttttatgtactttacgTACAACATACACCGAAGTATCTTTGAAGCCGACGAACTGGTACAATTCCTTAGGGATCCCTTGCAGAAGTTTGACGCAGCTGTCGTTGAGTGGTTCTTCGCTGATGTCATTGCTGGGTTAGTGGTACCACCATCACGACCGTCAGTTCCGTGTGATgaaaggcagatcagaatacagttgccagCACCCCTCCTCTACCGGCGGGCTGTCTTATGAGGCTACTTAGGGAGTATAACGGAAATCGGGCAGCAGCTTTCTCAGTACTACTATTATCTACGTACTGCTATCACCGACCTGTCAGCTTAACGTGGGCAAACCTCATTGGGAGAGGCCAGAGTCCAGCAGATGACAGATATAGTCCGGATTTATAGACTTCACACGATTGAAAATATCATGGAGAACTGTTAAGCATGCGgtttttcctcacgatattaTCCGTTGGTattaatgcaagtgatatttgcaataaaaacgcacataactgctAAAAGTTAGAGATGGTATCGAATTTGGTCCTTTAGAAAAGGGTGGTTGTTGAAGCCCTTacgactaggctatcactgcttgtatatatagtatacaacgtgtaatctAATTgagaaataattttgaagtgtgcataattgataaagaatcatcctgtaaaaatattaaatcaaaagaagcatttaattatttttccatacaaactatttcATAACatagtgtttacttgtgacaaccctattggacATAAAAGGCCGACACGTGCATggcacctacgctacgcgaagcgtacctaataaaattacAGGAGACACTCATTTTCAATTTAGCACGTGATGTTAGgggctatatctgatttcttcCAATAAAAACGATGGCAGTGGTATACATAGTTttccggtttcacagataagagacagtacataatgttcgtCTAAATCCTGTaatgtattatttcggttttcatttacacgttgtatataatacCTCGTACCATGCTAttgctataaatatttaaaacataagtttGTCATTTCAACTATGGTTTATCTAGTCGTTCCGGGAATTTGGTTGGGATCCGACAGGCTCAGCGCTACTATTATTGGCCAATTAGTTTTGCCATTCAAAggcacaatgttttttttattccttttcaaGTTAGCCCTACATTACCGCCTAattataagtgatgatgtagtctgaaaagatagcgggctaacctgttagcatTTTATTCAGAAACTCACGTTGGTGgcccacgtaaaaaaaatttgaatcatttttttgttttgtttatttcagcATAGCCCCCGTATTCCAATGTCCGCTGATCTGGTTTGCGTCCACTGAAGCCCACTGGCAAGTCCTTAAACTCATCGATGAAGTACCGAACCCTGCTTTTAACGTAGACATTTTTTCCGTCAGTAGACCGCCTCTAGGGTTTTGGGAGCGGGTCGTCGAGATATATACAATGATCAAAAAGATGATTATAATGAGGTAAGTACGTGTAACAGCGCTCATTTTTTGTACgcgtaacataaataaaaatacacaactAAAGTAGATATCCTGTATGTACATCCGAAGTTAATAACCGATCTAAGCCAAAATCTTCATTTGATTTACTACTTACTAGCAAATGCTCGGATAGCTCTACAAACTTCATTCTATGATTTGAAGACTTTATATTAAGAGTAAATTGACTGCGGAAATTAATTACGTTCGTTCACGTACGAGTAACTGTCAAGAGATTGCCATTGCCATCATAGGTTCCTTCaacaaacataacataacataacataacatattagGTTATTACAAACATAACATACCTAAAAAACGTGTCCGCGTAATTTATATTAACTGTCAATTTtaacataggtacctacttctcGTTCCCAAAAACATTAAGAGTTAAAAATGTCGTATATTTTAAGAGGAATTTTTTACTAGATTTTTATACACAAATTTTACACCCACGCGCATTTCGTAGTCCTTGAATCATAATGGGATCTATTTTATATTCGTAATTAATTAGAAAATTCAACTAACAAAAATTTGAGAAATCGgtgtatctatctatatatacctatataaaaaagaaagtgtgtggttatgttccgtataggctccgaaacggctggaccgatttcaatgaaactttcagggaatctccggattgacctggcgagtaatcctgtaaagttttgtgacgatcggagcactcctatttttgaactgtcaaatacagcttttatttactgtgatgatattctattgttgggtgtacatgggtgtagatctTCACCtgttcgagaagagaatagaagagaatgaatacggagagaaattcaaaattcatttatttcaagtaggcactaatataagcacttttaaaacgtcaagtctgtctgtgtgtattgactctaccaccggttcggaaggcagattttaccgtgaagaagccggcaagaaactcagcagttgctcttttccaatatcaacaatttacattttaataactaaaataaacgatttaatatattatgagacttaaattaaaaatttaatgatgtaagtttattgtttaaataaaataaagcaaaatctagcgagtgggtacgctagtaaataataaacaatcaatttttattcaaactgTATCGAAAGTATAGCTCTCAAAGAAATTGAGAAAAAAACTAATATCACAATGGAGGATTTTATAGTGCCCATTaataatgtcatcatcatcatcgtcatcaacacATTTAtcagcccactaaagggcacgggtgtcctctcacaatgagaagggtttagggttTAGGttaagaaaatcaccagtacaaatcataaaaaacttaaggataggcattgtaagtgttataaaaagcctacccacaAGTATTTTTAACACGAACtagagattttcatcattttatatcatctgcataccctgtgcactgtaccctatatgcacgccactggccatagtctaccatgctggcaatggcgtgcatagagggtatgcacagggtatgcagattatataaaatgataaaaatctccagtacgagttatatacacCTTAAGAATacgcattgtaagagtaataatACGCCAaatcttaagtttttataactcgtactgtatTACTTTgactattttatatcatctgcataccctgtgcataccctctatgcacgccactgtgatGCTGGCCATGtaaggattggtagacttcacgcgccgttgagaacattgtcGAGAACTCtgaggtatgcaggtttcctcaagatgtttttaacgtttaaatcaagtgatatttaaatttcctaAATTTAACcgtacctacatattattaatattttcagtgtCATAATTAAGCCGTGGGAGAAAACACTGTACAATGAAGTATTTACAAGCATTGCTGCTGTAAAAGGGCTAACAATGCCTTCTTACGATGAAGCAGTGTACAATGGTTCTTTCATGTTGGTAAACTCCCATCCATCTATTGGAACTCCCTTTAGACTGCCACAGAGTGCTAAATATGTCGCGGGATACCATATCGATAGTAATGTTAGCCCCTTGTCACAGGTAAgcacaaaaaaacaaatggatGGTCATTCTGCTAATTCACTCTTAAGTGCGCCTTTGGGTTCCTACTTGGAAACGTGTATGCGTCTGTACTTGGGATGAATAATCGGTATAAGAATGTGAATTGAATTTTTGGGACGCCCAAACACATGTTTCCGAGTAAACACCCTGGAATATTTAAGGGTTGATCATCGCGATAAACCTATAATGTTAGCTTGTTGTTAGTTAATTTGAGGAAGACAAAccaaaaaattttagtttagcAATTTTGAATAGGATTAAATTATTGACTTAATATTGATTTCAGGTCacttaaaaaatacaacttaaaaataaaaaaaaattcaatacctTAGAATGTgcctgcaaaaataaaatagcaatatAGCACATACAATACTTGCTTGATAAATAGCGTAAGCATAAGTGCTCATAGAAAAATATCAAACAAACATATCTATAAAACCATTTCAGGATCTTCAGAAAGTTATGGACGGAGCAAAGTACGGTGTAATATACTTCAGTATGGGAAGTAACTGGAAAAGTGCAGATATGTCGGCCAACATGCAAAGTTCCCTACTCAACATGTTTGCCAAGTTGAAACAGACCGTAATATGGAAGTTCGAGGAAGATATGGATAAAGTTCCGGCTAATGTGCGATTGGTGAAGTGGGCACCACAACAGGCTATACTTGGTTAGTTATTTGTACTTTGTTCGCACCTTCGCATGTACTGAATCCCAATTTTATCGTCTCCTGCGTTATAacttttgacgatctccctggcgagCGCTGTGGTCTAATAAATTGAGGATTCCCAGCTTGAgctatttgtaaatttttaatttaagaattcCCTCTCAGGTTTAGAAGTCATCCGTGACCAGACGTGACAGtgccaggatttttttttgatttcactacaagttagcccttgactgcaatctcacttgtttataagttatgatgcagtctaagttggttaACCCATACTCCAAATCGATTTCCactcgacatcgtaccggaacgctaaatcgcttagcgacttgtctttgtcggtagggtggtgactaccCACGGCAGAAGCCCCCTAGCcagaaaaaagaaattttcCAGTGATACTTTCATCAACCTTTATTAAAAACGTGAAatcaaattacgaaataatgttgaaggacgCATCAGTTCTTCAtaaggaaaaaatattaaatcaaaatattaaatccctgtaaaaatattaaatcaaaggaaGCATATTTCAAAggaaaatagttatatttatagagctactcaaagctataataataattactcggatttagatttatttaatcttactcttgctcagttaaaaaaacatctttattctaaattcttcTAATTCTTCTACGTAAAagtactacttatgttttcaaatatccactttgatggatattgttaataagggtcttcccttatttatattatctgtcaataatatgtgtttttttctcTCGAGcccatattctaaagtttcataattaagttataagtttgctgtcaattttaatgtattcgttagatttattagcggctacttaatgtgttattttctttgtactaattttaagtattaagtatactgtttgggccttaatgaataaaataaaaaataaaatatatttatttttccatataaacgatatcaaaacattctaagtgttaacttatgacTACCCTATTGAAcatacgcgcatagtacctacattaCGCGACGCGTAGGTACCCAATAAAgttacaggagtcacatgattttaaatttttcatgtgATTAGGGCTGTATCCTATTGTCTTCAGTacaaactatggcagtggtttactcaaaaacaattagattttcggtttcacagataagtctcagagtcaGCACATAATGTCCCTCTAAACCTGTAaagaattatttcggttttcattcatatacctactacaggtataaataaagttttcaatttATTCTATACTTCCAGCTCACCCGAATTTGAAGTTTTTCATCACCCACGGCGGTCAGCTGTCGACGACAGAAGCCATACACTTCGGAGTACCAGTCATCGGTATACCGATTGCTGGAGACCAGCACGTTAATATGCGCTCCGTGTCCAACAAGGGTTTCGGTATAACAGTTACATTGGCGGAAGACATGGCTGACCACATCTATGTTGCTATCCAGAAGATGCTGGGTAATCCAACGTGAGTAAATACTTCACATACAACTCTAAAGCTGTGATAGCGtagaggttaggttaggttaggttcgaTCTCTGATATGCACCAAgttacggagttatgtgcgttttaaatttaagtaattaaaatatcacttgagaACTGAgagaaggaaatcatcgtgaggaaaggaGGCTagatgagagttctccataacgttctcaaaggcgtgtgaagtctacctttctggtctgaaggaaggcctcggccgtggctagttacctcccgacggaggtaactagccacggcctctCCTGTGAGAGGCCTGTGCcgagagcatatacccaccacgctgctccaatgcgggttggtcgACTTTTACGACTATCTTCAAAAGTGGGGTGGGGTTTAGCACTATCTTGCGACGCGCGACGGCCAGTTGGCGCAGCAAGCAGCAACTCGGCTTTTTGAATCCAaggattcccacagctggaaaatgtttgtgtttttcagtgtctgggtgtttatctgtagattacaagtatttatgtaattattcataaaagtatccAGCAGTCATCTTCGtgcccataa
Coding sequences:
- the LOC120633741 gene encoding UDP-glucosyltransferase 2-like, with the protein product MAKKIIAFAAIALLVSSSEALRILVFFPMYSKSHSILGHGVANRLLEAGHQVVHVTGFPREKPAENLTEISLEEPGKKMKASMDKDESFKLKNLVGKGNFGDSVFFMYFTYNIHRSIFEADELVQFLRDPLQKFDAAVVEWFFADVIAGIAPVFQCPLIWFASTEAHWQVLKLIDEVPNPAFNVDIFSVSRPPLGFWERVVEIYTMIKKMIIMSVIIKPWEKTLYNEVFTSIAAVKGLTMPSYDEAVYNGSFMLVNSHPSIGTPFRLPQSAKYVAGYHIDSNVSPLSQDLQKVMDGAKYGVIYFSMGSNWKSADMSANMQSSLLNMFAKLKQTVIWKFEEDMDKVPANVRLVKWAPQQAILAHPNLKFFITHGGQLSTTEAIHFGVPVIGIPIAGDQHVNMRSVSNKGFGITVTLAEDMADHIYVAIQKMLGNPTYKIKAKELSFIYHNRNQKPGDELVFWIEHVVATGGAQHLRSPALSLPFYQKMYLDVLLVIMSVLFIGKKLVKKLIRNEKNEKGKKEKTK